A genomic stretch from Leptospira licerasiae serovar Varillal str. VAR 010 includes:
- a CDS encoding SpoIIE family protein phosphatase, with amino-acid sequence MIYFNSWAISTLICSIFTFIIFAFLAALKKKANYTSAFSLLFFFVFLINFGFFLSAIFPYPTASYHRLVTGPAAVFGTIFLCIFAYLYPRNDRSKETKYVIGILLGISLITISYSYFQIFTNKPLFDFKGQIYNYQQKVGNLLAASLLAFLLVMIFIQVRKIIRADKEERKALVQMSIGMDITYTVPVVSNLLLREGVITFNTFQQLYVGFMILGYFTLTILFINNTVDKTSFMTKIIGITVATCLVFAQAFSTVVNLKNESLFDEISIKEATTFLNTGKSEGSSIAYAVSLGDSSNKPKVLIKSAGIEPNLNLAQREILENKKSGNFLKRIPTTNLPKTISDDYVPSPNDLFYSYYLRDEVGERTLLVAFPYLHYRKFLDETNSWLVLLTLSLVFVILVLFPFFFNRSLVRPLNTLIRGVGEVNLGNLTIRIPVLVQDEIGYLSESFNKMVGSILEGRTKLEEYADTLEEKVDARTKEVTEKMEEIQSLKVQQDGDYFLTSLLSKPLMTNWNRSSSVTTNFYIEQKKKFVFKNKESEIGGDICISGNLLFGPEKERWSVFLNGDAMGKSMQGAGGAIVLGTAMNNIMARSASQGKVLNISPEDWVREAYRELDDIFRTFDGVMMASAILGLINEKTGKMYYFNAEHPWAVLLRDGKASFLETELTLRKLGSPSEMSFRILEFDLMPGDILYVGSDGRDDINLTEDGVNWIMNSDENMFLKTVEESKGDLDNLVDRIHSLGALSDDLSLIRIGFHEKLSQNITEAKTGIPESVLRKYTEAKALLQQREIGTAVVLLEEALDSVPSFKAAARLLGQVYYDRKEYDSSSRWFEKYLEFDSNSPNVWFLLSVCYKHLKEYAKSSYAAEKVRLSQPHRLANLINLTDNYRLLGRFNEARSILEAAESIDGESPGVRKLDELLKSKGY; translated from the coding sequence ATGATTTATTTTAACTCATGGGCGATCTCTACGCTCATCTGTTCCATTTTTACTTTCATCATTTTCGCTTTTTTAGCTGCGCTAAAGAAGAAAGCGAACTATACAAGCGCGTTCTCTCTCCTTTTCTTCTTCGTTTTTCTGATCAATTTCGGATTCTTTCTATCTGCGATCTTTCCTTATCCGACCGCTTCATATCATAGACTTGTTACCGGTCCGGCAGCGGTATTCGGTACCATTTTTCTTTGTATTTTTGCATATTTATATCCCAGAAACGATCGTTCAAAAGAAACGAAGTATGTGATCGGAATTTTGCTCGGGATTTCTTTAATTACGATCTCCTATTCCTACTTTCAGATTTTTACGAATAAACCTTTATTCGATTTTAAGGGACAAATATATAATTATCAACAAAAGGTGGGCAATCTTCTCGCAGCTTCCCTACTTGCATTCCTTTTAGTAATGATCTTTATCCAGGTCAGAAAAATTATCCGAGCGGATAAAGAAGAAAGAAAAGCGTTAGTACAGATGTCTATAGGAATGGACATCACATATACGGTTCCGGTGGTTTCCAATTTGTTGCTCCGTGAAGGTGTGATAACCTTTAATACATTCCAACAATTGTACGTAGGTTTTATGATCTTAGGGTATTTTACTCTAACTATATTATTTATTAATAATACTGTAGATAAGACCTCTTTTATGACCAAGATCATAGGAATTACCGTGGCAACCTGTTTGGTCTTTGCTCAGGCATTTTCTACAGTAGTAAATCTGAAGAATGAGTCTTTGTTTGATGAGATCAGCATTAAGGAAGCGACTACATTTTTGAATACAGGCAAATCGGAAGGCTCTTCCATTGCATATGCTGTTTCTTTGGGAGATTCTTCTAATAAACCCAAGGTCCTGATCAAATCTGCGGGTATAGAACCGAATCTAAATCTGGCTCAAAGGGAAATTTTAGAAAATAAAAAATCAGGGAATTTTCTGAAAAGGATACCGACTACCAATCTTCCTAAAACGATTTCGGACGACTATGTACCTTCCCCTAACGATCTGTTTTATTCTTATTATCTCAGAGACGAAGTAGGAGAGAGAACTCTTCTTGTAGCTTTTCCCTATTTACATTACAGAAAATTTTTGGATGAAACGAATAGCTGGTTAGTGCTCTTAACTCTTTCTCTTGTCTTCGTGATCTTAGTTTTATTTCCATTCTTCTTCAATCGAAGTCTAGTTCGTCCTTTGAATACTTTGATCCGAGGAGTGGGAGAAGTAAATTTAGGGAATCTAACGATACGCATTCCGGTACTTGTACAAGATGAGATCGGTTATCTTTCCGAATCATTCAACAAAATGGTGGGAAGTATTCTAGAAGGAAGAACCAAATTAGAAGAGTATGCGGATACCCTGGAAGAAAAGGTGGATGCCCGCACAAAAGAAGTTACCGAAAAAATGGAAGAGATCCAGTCACTCAAGGTACAGCAGGATGGAGATTATTTTTTAACTTCTCTTTTAAGCAAACCCTTGATGACGAATTGGAATCGTTCTTCTTCGGTTACGACTAACTTCTACATCGAACAAAAGAAAAAATTCGTTTTTAAGAATAAAGAATCTGAGATTGGCGGAGACATTTGTATCAGCGGTAACCTTCTATTCGGTCCCGAAAAAGAAAGATGGTCCGTATTTCTGAATGGAGATGCTATGGGAAAATCCATGCAGGGTGCGGGTGGCGCTATCGTACTTGGAACGGCTATGAACAATATCATGGCCAGATCCGCTAGCCAAGGAAAAGTTCTAAATATTTCTCCTGAAGATTGGGTGAGAGAAGCTTATAGAGAATTAGATGATATTTTCCGGACTTTCGACGGTGTTATGATGGCGTCTGCCATTTTAGGTCTAATCAATGAAAAGACCGGAAAGATGTATTATTTTAACGCGGAACATCCTTGGGCAGTACTTCTGCGGGACGGCAAGGCTTCTTTTTTAGAAACAGAATTAACTTTGCGTAAACTAGGTTCTCCTTCCGAAATGAGCTTTAGAATTTTGGAATTCGATTTGATGCCGGGTGATATTCTTTATGTTGGTTCGGATGGAAGAGATGATATCAATTTAACCGAAGATGGCGTGAATTGGATCATGAACTCGGATGAGAACATGTTTCTCAAAACGGTCGAGGAATCTAAAGGAGATCTGGACAATTTAGTGGATCGTATTCATAGTTTAGGTGCATTATCCGACGACCTTTCGTTAATACGGATCGGATTTCATGAAAAACTTTCTCAGAATATTACCGAAGCAAAAACTGGGATCCCTGAATCCGTTCTAAGAAAATATACGGAAGCAAAGGCTTTATTACAACAAAGAGAGATCGGCACTGCAGTAGTATTATTGGAAGAAGCGCTAGATTCTGTCCCTTCTTTCAAAGCTGCCGCAAGATTATTGGGGCAAGTGTACTATGATCGAAAGGAATACGATTCTTCTTCTCGTTGGTTTGAAAAATATTTAGAATTCGATTCCAATTCGCCCAATGTCTGGTTCTTACTTTCAGTATGTTATAAACATTTAAAAGAATATGCAAAGTCTAGTTATGCAGCGGAGAAGGTCCGTTTGTCCCAACCTCATCGTCTCGCGAACCTGATCAACCTTACGGATAATTATAGATTATTAGGTCGCTTTAACGAGGCGCGTTCGATCTTAGAAGCGGCAGAGTCCATAGATGGAGAGAGCCCTGGAGTCCGAAAGCTGGACGAACTCTTGAAATCGAAGGGCTACTAA
- the ilvC gene encoding ketol-acid reductoisomerase produces the protein MANLYYDKDTDLSVLKGKTIAVIGYGSQGHAQAQNMKDSGLKVIIGLKEGSKSKKEAEEAGFEVFSVSEAAKKADIIQILAPDEIQADIYKADIEPNLKDGDALVFSHGFNIHFEFIQPPKTVDVYMVAPKGPGHLVRRVYVEGGGVPCLIAVNQDATGIAKQRALAHAAGVGGGRAGILETSFREETETDLFGEQVVLCGGLSNLIMAGFETLTEAGYDPEIAYFECLHEVKLITDLIYEGGLARMRYSISGTAEYGDYVSGPRIIDAGVKARMKDVLADIQKANGSKFAKAWIAETKAGYPEFNKMREKNAGHPIEEVGKKLRSMMKWLSK, from the coding sequence ATGGCTAATTTATATTATGATAAAGATACGGACCTTTCCGTATTAAAAGGAAAGACCATCGCCGTAATCGGATACGGAAGCCAAGGTCATGCACAAGCTCAGAACATGAAGGATTCTGGGCTGAAAGTTATCATCGGTCTGAAAGAAGGATCCAAATCCAAAAAAGAAGCTGAAGAAGCCGGTTTCGAAGTATTCTCCGTTTCCGAAGCAGCTAAAAAAGCGGACATTATCCAAATCCTAGCTCCGGACGAGATCCAAGCAGATATCTATAAGGCAGATATCGAGCCTAACTTAAAAGACGGAGATGCATTAGTTTTCTCTCATGGATTCAATATTCATTTCGAATTTATCCAACCTCCTAAAACTGTAGACGTTTACATGGTAGCTCCAAAAGGACCGGGACACTTGGTTCGTAGAGTATATGTAGAAGGCGGTGGAGTTCCTTGTTTGATCGCTGTAAACCAAGATGCAACCGGAATAGCAAAACAAAGAGCGCTTGCACACGCAGCTGGAGTAGGCGGAGGAAGAGCTGGGATCTTAGAAACTTCTTTTAGAGAAGAAACAGAAACAGATCTTTTCGGAGAGCAAGTAGTTCTTTGCGGCGGTCTTTCCAACTTGATCATGGCAGGATTTGAGACTCTTACCGAGGCTGGATACGATCCTGAGATCGCTTACTTCGAGTGTTTACACGAAGTTAAATTGATTACCGACCTTATCTACGAAGGTGGATTAGCTCGTATGCGTTATTCCATTTCCGGAACTGCAGAATACGGAGACTATGTTTCCGGACCTCGTATCATCGATGCAGGAGTTAAAGCTCGCATGAAAGACGTTCTTGCGGATATCCAAAAGGCAAACGGTTCCAAGTTCGCAAAAGCTTGGATCGCAGAAACCAAAGCGGGTTACCCTGAGTTCAATAAGATGAGAGAGAAAAACGCAGGACATCCTATCGAAGAAGTAGGTAAAAAATTACGCAGCATGATGAAATGGCTAAGTAAATAA
- a CDS encoding DoxX family protein: MVRKILFYLMVLFYLLAGSAHFIIPEFYYGMMPPYIPYHYEVNILAGVCEILLALALLPLSTRVFAAWGIILLLIAVFPANIQMSLNAYESEDPKFIFTLIRLPFQILFLSWAWMFTKKTALN, translated from the coding sequence ATGGTACGGAAGATCCTTTTTTATTTAATGGTTTTGTTTTATCTCTTAGCGGGTTCGGCGCATTTTATTATCCCGGAATTTTATTACGGAATGATGCCTCCTTATATACCTTATCATTATGAAGTGAATATACTTGCGGGAGTTTGTGAAATTTTACTCGCTCTCGCGTTACTTCCATTATCTACAAGAGTGTTTGCCGCCTGGGGAATTATCTTACTATTGATCGCGGTTTTCCCTGCAAACATACAAATGAGTTTAAACGCGTATGAGTCGGAAGATCCCAAGTTTATTTTCACGTTGATTCGCCTACCATTCCAAATATTATTCCTTTCATGGGCATGGATGTTTACTAAAAAAACCGCGCTTAATTAA
- a CDS encoding caspase family protein — MKSLISIIGISLFLFSNDVFAQKRFGLIFGSNYKGNKAGIPELNLCEADAKYLHDEIKRVGKFDEIKIVLGQDVTKNNIQKEIKALASKAKADDTVFLYFSGHGAFQRDEKAKNGMRNLIICYDRPHLSDDELNDYLEGIKSPKTVFVFDCCFSGGIAKKGKATRGSANVPIPEGSDGTVKQDSQDFFFQDKAIISSADDNQTAIEVGGTINHGIFTYNFGKALSNGDLNQDNVITALEAFFASKDETVNMAKKYDHEQVPQISGNASGIFLAGEKKPEPPKPVEPVKPPVNPTPVPDVQPPKPEPETPVVTNEEPPVVPTNLKGDLVIKTTIIQDRAYAVSDLPPEIRLTSGKKRVGNRSIRVLIDDKEVDKTITTESSNYWGAVKRMGKLIPGATYTLTVKGVPAGVHKVTIQADDYPEIQKTQAVLPNKKNDLEVVASMTGYGAIRGKVFYKTLDNPVLNQPIFMPTITSVSGIQKLNTDQNGNFWFTNLKPGEYEIKATFAEDLNLNNADIKVREGEVTEVDIILNVKLPSTKTKY, encoded by the coding sequence TTGAAATCCTTAATTTCCATAATCGGAATTTCCCTCTTTTTGTTTTCTAATGATGTATTCGCGCAGAAAAGGTTCGGCCTTATCTTCGGATCCAACTATAAAGGAAACAAAGCCGGAATTCCGGAATTAAATCTTTGCGAGGCCGATGCCAAATATCTACATGATGAGATCAAACGTGTAGGAAAATTCGATGAGATCAAAATTGTTTTGGGTCAAGATGTTACCAAAAACAATATCCAGAAAGAAATTAAGGCTCTTGCTTCCAAAGCAAAAGCGGATGATACGGTATTTCTTTATTTTTCCGGCCACGGCGCTTTTCAAAGAGATGAAAAAGCTAAGAACGGAATGAGAAACCTGATCATCTGTTATGATAGGCCTCACCTTTCAGACGATGAGTTAAACGATTATTTAGAAGGGATCAAATCCCCTAAGACGGTTTTCGTTTTTGACTGCTGTTTCTCCGGGGGAATCGCTAAAAAAGGAAAGGCAACCAGAGGTTCCGCTAACGTTCCGATTCCGGAAGGTAGCGATGGAACAGTCAAACAAGACTCTCAGGACTTTTTCTTCCAAGACAAGGCAATCATTTCAAGTGCGGACGATAACCAAACCGCGATCGAAGTTGGAGGGACGATCAATCACGGGATCTTTACCTATAATTTCGGAAAGGCTCTTTCTAACGGAGACCTAAATCAGGACAATGTGATCACCGCTCTCGAGGCGTTCTTCGCATCTAAAGACGAAACAGTCAATATGGCTAAAAAGTACGATCACGAACAAGTGCCTCAGATTTCGGGTAACGCTTCGGGAATCTTCTTAGCTGGAGAAAAAAAACCGGAGCCTCCAAAACCTGTGGAGCCTGTTAAACCTCCTGTAAATCCTACTCCTGTTCCGGATGTTCAACCTCCTAAACCTGAGCCTGAAACTCCAGTAGTCACTAACGAAGAACCTCCGGTTGTTCCTACAAATTTGAAAGGTGATTTGGTGATTAAGACCACAATCATCCAAGACAGGGCTTACGCTGTGTCCGATCTTCCGCCTGAGATCCGTTTGACTTCCGGTAAGAAGAGGGTAGGAAATCGTTCTATCAGAGTGCTTATAGACGATAAGGAAGTGGACAAGACAATCACTACCGAATCTTCCAATTATTGGGGAGCAGTAAAAAGAATGGGGAAACTCATTCCAGGTGCGACTTATACTTTAACCGTCAAAGGGGTACCTGCCGGAGTTCATAAGGTAACCATCCAAGCGGACGATTACCCTGAAATCCAAAAGACCCAGGCAGTTTTACCTAATAAGAAAAACGATCTGGAAGTTGTGGCTTCAATGACCGGTTACGGGGCGATCCGAGGAAAAGTATTCTACAAAACTTTGGACAACCCGGTGCTCAACCAGCCGATCTTTATGCCTACGATTACGAGTGTAAGTGGTATCCAAAAATTGAATACTGATCAAAACGGTAACTTCTGGTTTACAAACTTAAAACCAGGAGAGTATGAGATCAAGGCTACCTTTGCGGAAGATCTGAATTTAAATAATGCTGATATTAAGGTGAGAGAGGGCGAAGTAACTGAAGTGGATATTATCCTGAACGTAAAACTTCCTTCTACCAAAACTAAATATTAA
- a CDS encoding MutS family DNA mismatch repair protein, translating to MNALIRVRRLGSEISRLGRIIRKEESALSLLSTFRILSFLLFIVWIVGVYLLRTVSDLYYLPSVIILAVFYRLLSAYQKRREKIRRLHVWTDFLTAQISRINLDGKHYPKSKREYYKNLVLETGLPSWTKDLDFLGEKGIFSRIDTTVIQKGTSRFLEYFLENPEESKVIARQTAVIGLSKKAKVLQKLLRQFRLYEASFPARREGEEEKLPSYIPKIGNMQPERSERNKIDFPFNLFEEEPNDFWRSSFGKVSGLLRVLFPIWLVLVWILALGSFLFGQSWGFGIFILHSAFFGSYRNRSLRMLQPIAEDSETLEELGKLLLYIRSSNLSGTNGGIFLSNWKKKELKNSWKQFLKISNLAAYTQSPLAHALLNILFFFDLWIWRRYTKWWEKDGSSLKDSMFELAELDSLLPLANMSWIEPGFTFPILEKSNATIRAKDLVHPLIPSDKRVPNDLEPMQPGKLLLLTGSNMSGKTTYLRALGISGIFAMAGGPVPASEFVTPILEVHSSIRNEDSVEEGISFFYAEVRRLGRILQDVKNSQKGRLVLLDEILKGTNSRERTIACKGILKKLKQYGVFGIITTHDLELADLPELSLFHFREDIENGKMTFDYKIRSGIVQSSNALEVLRLEGLDLD from the coding sequence ATGAACGCCCTAATAAGGGTCCGTCGACTTGGATCCGAAATTTCCCGCTTAGGCAGGATTATCCGAAAGGAAGAATCCGCTCTTTCCCTATTATCTACTTTTAGAATACTGTCCTTCTTACTCTTTATTGTATGGATCGTTGGTGTTTATCTTCTTAGAACTGTTTCCGATCTATACTATTTACCTTCAGTTATTATCTTAGCCGTTTTCTATCGTTTATTGTCTGCCTACCAAAAGAGAAGGGAAAAGATCAGAAGGTTGCATGTCTGGACAGATTTTTTAACGGCTCAGATATCCAGGATCAATTTGGACGGAAAACATTATCCGAAATCAAAGAGAGAATATTACAAAAACCTTGTATTGGAGACAGGCCTTCCTTCTTGGACTAAAGATCTGGACTTTTTAGGGGAGAAGGGTATCTTTTCCAGAATAGATACCACCGTAATCCAAAAAGGGACTTCCAGATTTCTCGAATACTTTTTAGAAAACCCTGAAGAATCGAAAGTAATTGCGAGGCAAACCGCAGTAATCGGTCTTTCTAAAAAAGCAAAGGTACTTCAAAAGTTACTCAGGCAATTTCGATTGTACGAAGCTTCTTTTCCAGCAAGAAGAGAAGGGGAAGAAGAGAAACTTCCTTCTTATATTCCTAAGATCGGCAACATGCAGCCGGAACGTTCAGAAAGGAATAAGATAGATTTTCCATTTAATCTATTCGAAGAGGAGCCGAATGATTTTTGGAGATCTTCTTTTGGAAAAGTTTCAGGCTTGCTTAGAGTTCTATTTCCGATTTGGTTGGTCCTTGTTTGGATCTTGGCACTCGGAAGTTTTTTATTCGGACAAAGCTGGGGATTCGGGATCTTTATTCTTCATTCCGCATTTTTCGGATCTTATAGAAATAGATCCTTAAGAATGTTACAACCGATTGCAGAAGATTCGGAAACATTGGAAGAATTAGGAAAACTTCTTCTTTATATACGTTCTTCTAATCTTTCCGGAACGAATGGAGGGATTTTTCTTTCCAATTGGAAGAAGAAGGAACTCAAAAACTCTTGGAAACAATTCCTCAAAATTTCCAATCTTGCAGCTTATACTCAGTCGCCTCTGGCTCATGCGTTATTGAATATTCTATTCTTTTTCGATCTTTGGATCTGGAGAAGGTACACTAAATGGTGGGAAAAAGACGGATCTTCTCTTAAGGATTCCATGTTCGAACTTGCCGAACTGGATTCTTTACTTCCACTTGCGAACATGAGTTGGATAGAACCAGGATTTACATTTCCTATATTAGAAAAATCAAATGCAACAATCCGTGCGAAAGATCTTGTACATCCGTTAATCCCTTCCGACAAAAGAGTACCGAACGATCTGGAGCCTATGCAACCGGGGAAACTTCTTCTTTTAACCGGATCGAACATGTCCGGAAAAACGACCTATTTGAGAGCGCTCGGAATTTCCGGAATTTTTGCGATGGCAGGAGGACCAGTGCCGGCCTCCGAATTTGTAACTCCTATTTTAGAAGTACATTCCAGTATCCGAAACGAAGACTCGGTAGAAGAAGGTATCTCTTTCTTTTATGCAGAAGTCAGACGTTTAGGAAGAATATTACAAGATGTTAAAAATTCGCAAAAAGGTAGATTAGTTCTATTAGATGAGATCTTAAAAGGTACGAATTCCAGAGAAAGAACGATCGCCTGTAAAGGGATCTTAAAGAAGTTAAAGCAGTATGGAGTTTTCGGGATTATTACAACCCACGATCTAGAATTAGCGGATTTACCTGAACTTTCTCTATTTCACTTTAGAGAAGATATAGAGAACGGCAAAATGACTTTCGATTATAAGATCCGATCAGGTATAGTCCAGTCTAGCAACGCTCTCGAAGTTTTAAGATTGGAAGGTTTGGATCTGGATTAA
- a CDS encoding LTA synthase family protein, whose product MKRLPSNLKLIGGYAIYFVLILIFYKAAFLWVYSYRLEGAETKDVLWAILVGLRFDISVIGMILGPFAFLSCLPYLNRFKFFNFFWGYFPILISVWMLSHLIADIVYFENANKHIGYEGFVFIGKDMGVILKSAFEQNPFLAVVASLLILVFLPLSTYFFLKFNPYKHEQESWKRDSILSFVVLVLVVFAIRGGIQETPLRASNAIVSGHSFVNNIALNGVFTSIMDLKSQSIPNYLKLETKESVRIVKEEISYDGAEFVGKKYPLLRKQKQTNNGKPPNIVLILLENWTGKFIDPISDGKVFGKELTPNFNKLLKKGRFYTRFFASGGRTTNGMMSILTGLPDRPGLTVVRTHQVLGNFSGIGNIFKSLGYDTFFVTGGDLSFDNKATLMPHWGFDSVLGEKEIAKLNRFKIGAWGYDDADVLQVLHEKISESKKPFLGVSLTLSTHYPYRAPDPKFRIFKEDERDFEYLNVYHYADWAVRDFMDRAEKSKYFDNTIFVFVADHTHHRYLDYYEDRNIPFLIYSPGRILPAIDDRDASQLDVIPTILGLVGKEAYFSAMGRNLLAPKKTESAYFAYGNLIGWIESDLFYIHFVDGNRNLKYSAKGPREEVSLCDTQPKICDSHFNKARAFLNLSHELMNQNLVFPTKEELERKEY is encoded by the coding sequence ATGAAACGTTTACCAAGCAATCTTAAATTGATCGGCGGATACGCCATCTACTTTGTTCTCATTCTGATTTTTTATAAAGCGGCTTTTCTTTGGGTGTATTCCTATAGATTAGAAGGTGCGGAAACCAAAGATGTTTTGTGGGCGATCTTGGTAGGACTAAGATTCGATATTTCCGTGATCGGAATGATCTTAGGGCCGTTCGCTTTCCTTTCCTGTCTTCCTTATCTGAATCGTTTCAAGTTTTTTAATTTTTTCTGGGGATACTTTCCCATCTTGATCAGCGTTTGGATGCTTTCTCATTTGATCGCAGACATTGTTTATTTCGAGAATGCAAACAAACATATCGGATATGAGGGCTTCGTATTTATAGGAAAAGATATGGGTGTGATCTTAAAGTCCGCCTTCGAACAGAATCCTTTTCTCGCGGTAGTTGCTTCTCTCTTGATTTTGGTATTTTTACCTTTATCCACTTATTTTTTCTTAAAATTCAATCCGTACAAACATGAGCAGGAATCTTGGAAAAGGGACTCAATTCTTTCCTTTGTCGTTTTGGTCCTAGTTGTTTTTGCGATCCGAGGAGGAATTCAAGAAACTCCTTTAAGGGCTAGTAATGCTATCGTTTCCGGGCATTCTTTCGTGAATAATATCGCGTTGAATGGAGTATTCACATCCATCATGGATTTGAAAAGTCAATCCATTCCGAACTATCTGAAATTAGAAACTAAGGAATCCGTTCGTATCGTTAAAGAGGAAATTTCCTACGACGGTGCTGAGTTTGTTGGAAAAAAATATCCTTTATTAAGAAAACAGAAACAAACTAATAACGGAAAACCTCCGAATATAGTTTTGATCCTTCTGGAAAACTGGACCGGAAAATTTATAGATCCGATAAGCGACGGAAAAGTTTTCGGAAAAGAACTTACTCCTAATTTTAATAAACTTTTGAAAAAAGGGAGATTTTATACCAGGTTTTTTGCCTCTGGGGGAAGAACAACTAACGGTATGATGTCGATCCTTACAGGGTTGCCGGATCGCCCCGGGCTGACGGTGGTTCGAACTCATCAGGTACTTGGAAATTTTTCCGGAATAGGGAATATTTTTAAAAGCTTAGGTTACGATACATTCTTTGTGACCGGCGGAGATCTAAGTTTTGATAACAAAGCGACTTTAATGCCTCATTGGGGATTTGATTCAGTTCTTGGCGAAAAAGAGATCGCCAAACTGAATCGTTTCAAGATCGGAGCTTGGGGTTATGACGATGCAGACGTTCTACAAGTACTACATGAAAAAATTTCAGAATCTAAAAAACCTTTTCTAGGAGTTTCTCTTACCCTATCTACGCATTATCCTTATCGAGCTCCCGACCCTAAATTTCGGATCTTTAAAGAAGATGAAAGAGATTTTGAATATCTAAATGTGTATCATTACGCAGATTGGGCGGTCAGAGATTTTATGGATCGTGCGGAAAAATCGAAATACTTCGATAATACGATCTTTGTATTTGTGGCGGACCATACTCATCATCGTTATTTGGATTATTATGAAGATAGGAATATTCCATTTTTAATATATTCTCCCGGAAGAATATTGCCTGCAATAGACGATAGGGATGCTTCTCAGTTGGACGTAATCCCAACTATCTTGGGTCTTGTCGGCAAGGAGGCTTACTTCTCCGCGATGGGAAGAAATTTGCTGGCTCCTAAAAAGACAGAATCTGCGTACTTTGCGTACGGAAATTTGATCGGTTGGATCGAGTCTGATCTATTTTATATCCATTTCGTGGATGGAAATCGTAACTTAAAATATTCTGCGAAAGGACCAAGAGAAGAAGTGAGTCTTTGTGACACTCAACCTAAGATCTGTGATTCACATTTTAATAAGGCAAGAGCGTTCTTGAATCTTAGCCATGAATTGATGAACCAGAATTTGGTATTTCCAACTAAGGAAGAATTGGAAAGAAAAGAGTATTAA